One Geitlerinema sp. PCC 9228 genomic window, AACGTGGAACAATGTAAAGAAGCTTTGCATTTTCTCTGCCAGCAATTAGAAAGCGATACCCCGAAATTGCGTTTTGATTTTGCGGGATATAGAAATTGCCATTCGGTAGCTAAACTAGATCGTATCTTCCAAACCATTCTTTCCCAGAAAACCACACGTGAGGTTTCTCAGCCTCTGGCTTTATGAAAACGCTGATTCTCAGTACCTCAGATATTGAAGGTGGCGCGGCGCGCGCGGCTTATCGGCTACACCAGGGATTGCTGGCTGTGGGTGAGGGGTCGCAAATGTTGGTTCGTGCCAAGTATAGCAGCGATCGCCATGTTCTGGCCGAAAAAAGCGTCCTGACCAAGTTAGGACCACCTGCCAGTCGGTGGCCCCTACGTCGCTATCCCCAACGGGAAAAAACCTTATTTTCCGCGCAATGGTTCCCCGATGCGATCGCGGCGCAGGTAGCACGACTGAATCCGGATATTGTAAACTTACATTGGGTTTGTAGCGGCTACGTACGCATTGAAACGCTCGCCAAATTGCAAAAGCCGGTGGTGTGGACGTTGCAGGATATGTGGGCGTTTACCGGTGGTTGCCACTACAGCCAAAATTGCGATCGCTACCAGCAACAATGTGGCAGCTGCCCCCAACTAAAAAGTCACAAGGAACGGGACCTTTCCCGGAAAATATGGAAAAGGAAACAAAAAGCATGGAAACATGTTAACCTCACCGTGGTCACCCCCAGCCGGTGGATGGCAGAATGCGTACAAGCTAGTTCTTTGTTAGGCGATCGCCGTATTGCCGTTATTCCCTTTTGTTTAAGTACACAAACCTACCGCCCCATCGATACAAACGTAGCCAGAAACTTATTAGGATTGCCCCAAGACAAGCATTTGGTTTTGTTTGGGGCAATTTCTGCCACCGCTGACCCCCGTAAAGGCTTTCATTTACTAATACCCGCTTTACAAAAACTCAGCCAATGGGAATCTCAAGAAAATGTGGAACTGGTGGTTTTTGGAGCTTCCCCACCGGAAAAACCGTTGGATGTGGGCTTCAAAGTTCATTATTTGGGCAATTTTTCCGATGACCTCTCCTTGGCTTTAGTTTATTCGGCGGCTGATGTCATGGTGGTACCTTCGTTGCAAGAATCATTTGGACAAACAGCTTCGGAAGCTTTAGCCTGCGGAACGCCAGTGGTGGCTTTTGATACAACTGGGTTGCGGGATATTGTAGATTCCCAACAAAATGGCTATCTAGCCAAACCTTACGAAACCGAAGATTT contains:
- a CDS encoding glycosyltransferase family 4 protein; translated protein: MKTLILSTSDIEGGAARAAYRLHQGLLAVGEGSQMLVRAKYSSDRHVLAEKSVLTKLGPPASRWPLRRYPQREKTLFSAQWFPDAIAAQVARLNPDIVNLHWVCSGYVRIETLAKLQKPVVWTLQDMWAFTGGCHYSQNCDRYQQQCGSCPQLKSHKERDLSRKIWKRKQKAWKHVNLTVVTPSRWMAECVQASSLLGDRRIAVIPFCLSTQTYRPIDTNVARNLLGLPQDKHLVLFGAISATADPRKGFHLLIPALQKLSQWESQENVELVVFGASPPEKPLDVGFKVHYLGNFSDDLSLALVYSAADVMVVPSLQESFGQTASEALACGTPVVAFDTTGLRDIVDSQQNGYLAKPYETEDLARGIAWILQDRDRYQQLRTNAREKAERAFALEIQAKRYLSLFQELLEK